Genomic segment of Phreatobacter oligotrophus:
GTCGCCTATCTGCTCTATCTCGCCTGGAAGCTCTGGACCGCCCCGGCGACGGCCCCTTCGGAGGCCCCCGAGGCTCGCGGCGAGGGCTGGAAGCTCTATCTCGGCGGCCTCGCCCTGACCATGGGCAACGCCAAGGTCATGGTCTTTTTCGTCTCGATCCTGCCGCTGGTGGTGGACCTCGCCACCCTGACGCCGCTGCTGGCGGTCGAGATCGGGGTGACGATGATGGCGATCCTGTCGGTCGCCATGTGGACCTATGCGCTGGCCGCCGCCCGCGCCCGCCGCTTCATCCAGAGCCCCGGGGCCATGCGCCTGGTCAACCGCGGCACCGGCGCTGTCATGGCCGGCGCCGCCGTGGCTGTGGCAGCGCGGGGCTAGCCCCCGCACCGCCACGGCGATCGCCCCCTCTCCCGGCGCTAGCGCGCCGACCTCTCCCCACCGGGGAGAGGTGTGGGTCGCGCCCTCAGCACAGGATCGCCGTGGCGCGACGCCGGCCATCTCACCTCTCCCCGGTGGGGAGAGGTCGACCGAAGGTCGGGAGAGGGGCTTCGGGATTCAACCGATTGTTGTCGCCCACCACCACGGACATCCTCCACGCAACGGAGACACCGGAGCCGGGGGATGGATCGGTTTCGCGACCTGTCGCGTCGCCTCCGGCGCGAACAGACACTCGCCGAGGCGCGCCTGTGGCAGGCGGTGCGTGCCCATCGCTTCGGCAGCCGGAAGTTCCGCCGTCAGCACCCGATCGCCGGCTACATCGTCGACTTCGTCTGCATCGACGCGAAGTTGATCGTCGAGGTCGATGGGGCGACGCATGGCAGCGCGTCCGAAGTAGCCCGGGACAGTCGCCGGACGCGCGACCTGGAGGCCTGCGGGTTCATGGTCATGCGGGTTCAGAACGAAGACGTGCGCACCAATCTCGCGGGCGTCCTAGATGCGATCTGGATGGAGCTCCATCACCGCGCGACGCTATAGGGGCGTGGGAGGCCCCCTCTCCCGGCGCTACCGCGCCGACCTCTCCCCACCGGGGGGAGGTGTGGGTCGCGCCCTCAGCACAGGATCGCCGTGGCGCGACGCCTGTCGTCTTACCTCTCCCCACCGGGGAGAGGTGTGGGTCGCGCCCTCAGCACAGGATCGCCGTGGCGCGAAGCCTGCCGCCTTACGTCTCCCCGGCGGGGAGAGGTCGACCGAAGGTCGGGAGAGGGGGCAAACCCCTCACACCGCGAAGAACACCGTCTCGCCCTCGCCCTGCAGGCGGATGTCGAGCGTGTAGGTGTCGCCGTGGCGCGTCGCCACCAGCGTGCCGCGGCGGGCCTCCGGCACCAGCGCAAGGATGGGATCGGCGGCATTGGCCGTCGCCTCGTCCTCGAAATAGGCGCGGGTGAAGAGCTGCTTCAGCATGCCCCGCCCGAACACCGCGACGAGGATGTGCGGCGCCTGCTCGCGGCCGCCGGGACCCGGGACCGGGCCCGGCTTCACCGTCTCGAAGCGATAGGTGCCGTCGGCGCGGGTGTCGGAGCGGCCGAAGCCCATGAAGCTGTTGCTCTGCCGGGCCCGGCCGTCGCCGGGATGGGCGTAGCGGCCGTCCGCATCAGCCTGCCAGATCTCCAGCATGGCATCCGGCACCGGCTCTCCCGCTCCATCGAAGACGCGGCCGGTCAGCACGATGCGCTCGCCGGGCGTGCCGGGGGCGGCGACATGGCCGTCCGCCGAGACCGGCACATGCGGATAGGCGGTGCCGGGGGTGAGCCCGTAGTGGAAGAAGGGCCCGACCGTCTGCGACGGGGTGATGCCCTCGGGGCGCGTGCTGTCAGTGCTCATGCGGCTCCTCCATGGGGGTCGCCTCGCGGCCGCGCAGGACGATGTCGAACTGGTAGCCGAGCGCCCATTCGGGCTGGGTCGTCTCGAGATCGAAGCGGGCAATCAGCCGCTCGCGCGCCTTTTCGTCCGGAATGCCGTTGAAGATCGGATCGAAGGGGAAGAGCGGGTCGCCGGGGAAATACATCTGCGTGACGAGGCGCGACAGGAAGCTCGGCCCGAAGACCGAGAAATGG
This window contains:
- a CDS encoding endonuclease domain-containing protein → MDRFRDLSRRLRREQTLAEARLWQAVRAHRFGSRKFRRQHPIAGYIVDFVCIDAKLIVEVDGATHGSASEVARDSRRTRDLEACGFMVMRVQNEDVRTNLAGVLDAIWMELHHRATL
- a CDS encoding LysE family translocator; amino-acid sequence: MTLSGFLVFCGVYAMATFSPGPAVAAIIARTLAVGLRRTAPFILGIVTGDLVWFALVALGLAALAQAFQPLFLAIKYAGVAYLLYLAWKLWTAPATAPSEAPEARGEGWKLYLGGLALTMGNAKVMVFFVSILPLVVDLATLTPLLAVEIGVTMMAILSVAMWTYALAAARARRFIQSPGAMRLVNRGTGAVMAGAAVAVAARG
- the pcaG gene encoding protocatechuate 3,4-dioxygenase subunit alpha, with the protein product MSTDSTRPEGITPSQTVGPFFHYGLTPGTAYPHVPVSADGHVAAPGTPGERIVLTGRVFDGAGEPVPDAMLEIWQADADGRYAHPGDGRARQSNSFMGFGRSDTRADGTYRFETVKPGPVPGPGGREQAPHILVAVFGRGMLKQLFTRAYFEDEATANAADPILALVPEARRGTLVATRHGDTYTLDIRLQGEGETVFFAV